The genome window GCTGAAGGTGGAGCGGGTGCCTTTGAAAGTACGTTGCCCGGCATGCGGGCACGAGGGCCCGCCGAGTCCAATGTCATTTGCATGCAGCGGGTGCGGGAGCCCGCGCACCACTGTTGTGACCGGAGAGGAACTTGAGCTGGTGGCGGTCGAGGTCGATGCTTCGACGGGCGTGGACATCGTGCAGGGGGAAACCGGGAAGAACCAAAGGGAGGGCTCTTCGTGGTAGAACGCCTTGAGGTACAGCAAAGAGT of Bacillota bacterium contains these proteins:
- a CDS encoding hydrogenase maturation nickel metallochaperone HypA: MGIALWLLEQAGRVAAARGAGRVEAVEVRVGDLSGVEPDALQFAFEAAREAFPLCVHARLKVERVPLKVRCPACGHEGPPSPMSFACSGCGSPRTTVVTGEELELVAVEVDASTGVDIVQGETGKNQREGSSW